A stretch of Gemmatimonadaceae bacterium DNA encodes these proteins:
- a CDS encoding carboxypeptidase regulatory-like domain-containing protein, which translates to MSAIRLVTGVAWSAAIASVVWAATVIGQFDAAVDAEVALAKDRAGYIWRSQVAAGRSTDSASAYVLEVTNRELAGGYRESTTRLPFISAVDPEALWVAYQLNPIVARGKTMPRTAAESLSLRVAQSKFHQLFRANRPTFEHSVRKRTLSVTILSGGLLVLAMLLTWLGRKRPLPLVALPAVLILVLVPHSRIRAQQSAFAIRGVVRAAGDDKPLSGAILELSGTRFTRQVRSDETGQFSIGAVPTGSYRLSVLRLGYQAIVQAVAVGDRDAQLTIRMTADPTELRAIVTRANVTAIYGGIGAVGSGRNATGEREMSAVADAKIHVIGSRKSATADSVGRFFLELDKPGLYMVRVTSPGLAPQLFPVEVPRNKAVEVSRMMDSARMTAPSGREYMFDEMDRRVGWRAMNSALVTGSELRAAGGALSDALVRSKSMTLRGLRLGVTTCVFLNGIPRPGMPLDAIQIEEVEAVELYGARGDPTGTLASSWPAGAQCGSASRLPPPRSGGIAPPDAKWAAIWTQR; encoded by the coding sequence ATGTCGGCGATACGCCTGGTCACTGGAGTCGCCTGGTCGGCGGCGATCGCGTCGGTAGTGTGGGCGGCGACTGTCATTGGTCAATTTGATGCTGCGGTTGATGCGGAAGTGGCCCTCGCGAAGGACCGCGCCGGCTACATCTGGCGAAGTCAGGTCGCCGCAGGACGTAGCACGGATTCTGCCAGTGCCTACGTGCTTGAGGTGACGAATCGCGAACTCGCCGGGGGATATCGGGAGTCAACCACGCGACTCCCGTTTATCAGCGCCGTAGATCCCGAGGCGCTCTGGGTTGCATACCAGCTGAATCCGATTGTGGCTCGCGGAAAAACGATGCCCCGCACGGCAGCCGAAAGTCTTTCGTTGCGTGTGGCGCAGTCGAAATTCCACCAACTCTTTCGCGCCAACCGGCCGACCTTCGAGCACAGTGTCCGCAAGCGGACCCTGTCGGTGACAATCCTCTCCGGAGGGTTGCTGGTGTTGGCCATGCTGCTCACGTGGCTCGGCCGGAAGCGTCCGCTGCCACTGGTGGCGCTACCCGCCGTGCTGATCCTTGTGCTGGTTCCGCACTCGAGGATCCGGGCCCAGCAGTCGGCCTTCGCGATACGCGGTGTCGTGCGCGCTGCAGGTGACGACAAGCCGTTGTCTGGTGCGATCCTCGAGTTATCGGGCACGCGATTCACGCGTCAGGTGCGCTCCGACGAGACGGGGCAATTCAGCATTGGCGCGGTTCCGACCGGAAGCTACCGGCTTTCGGTGCTGCGTCTGGGCTATCAGGCAATTGTACAGGCGGTTGCCGTTGGCGACAGGGACGCGCAGCTCACAATTCGCATGACCGCCGATCCGACAGAACTGCGCGCCATTGTCACGCGCGCAAACGTCACGGCCATCTATGGTGGGATCGGCGCCGTGGGTTCGGGGCGAAATGCCACTGGCGAGCGGGAAATGTCTGCAGTCGCGGATGCGAAGATCCACGTTATTGGTTCACGAAAGTCCGCAACCGCTGATAGCGTGGGACGGTTCTTTCTCGAGCTCGACAAGCCCGGGCTGTACATGGTGCGCGTAACAAGCCCCGGACTGGCACCCCAGCTGTTTCCCGTGGAGGTGCCGCGCAACAAGGCGGTCGAGGTGTCGCGCATGATGGACTCGGCGCGCATGACAGCGCCGTCCGGACGCGAGTATATGTTCGACGAGATGGACCGCCGCGTGGGATGGCGCGCCATGAATTCCGCGCTGGTGACGGGATCGGAATTGCGCGCCGCTGGCGGCGCATTGAGCGACGCGTTGGTGCGATCGAAGTCGATGACATTGCGGGGACTTCGACTGGGTGTCACGACCTGCGTGTTCCTGAACGGCATCCCTCGACCAGGGATGCCGTTGGATGCCATTCAGATTGAAGAGGTTGAGGCGGTGGAGCTGTACGGCGCGCGCGGCGATCCGACCGGGACGTTGGCGAGTTCGTGGCCAGCGGGCGCGCAATGTGGGAGCGCGTCACGATTGCCACCGCCGCGCAGCGGCGGGATTGCTCCACCGGACGCCAAGTGGGCCGCAATCTGGACTCAGCGCTAG
- a CDS encoding zinc-dependent alcohol dehydrogenase family protein, giving the protein MQRAQYASRGPVPQDAIECVEFTLPPLQAGEVLVEVLASPINPSDVLTLTGEYGMLPPLPAVGGNEGIGRVAAVGEGVALSVGQRVVLPVGSGTWTSHLVARAEALIPLPAEGDIVQLSMLSVNPATASLLLSEFVTLEPGEWVIQNTANSAVGRYLIQLAKRRGLRTVNVVRRAEAIASLEAAGGDVVLVDGPDLPKRVAEATAKAKIRLGIDATGGLATDRLARSVAIGGMVVTYGAMSGEACKIAPGSFVFRDVTLRGFWLAFWFRKATKAQQQALYGELVQLIAQGALSAPVHATYPLSQIKEAVAAAAAGGRDGKIVVVP; this is encoded by the coding sequence ATGCAACGAGCGCAATACGCGTCGCGCGGCCCCGTGCCGCAGGATGCCATCGAGTGTGTCGAATTCACGTTACCGCCGTTGCAGGCGGGCGAGGTGCTGGTTGAGGTGCTGGCGTCGCCCATCAATCCGTCCGACGTGCTGACGCTCACGGGAGAGTATGGCATGTTGCCGCCGCTTCCCGCCGTCGGTGGCAACGAGGGCATTGGCCGCGTGGCAGCGGTTGGCGAAGGCGTCGCACTGTCCGTTGGGCAGCGCGTGGTGCTGCCGGTGGGTTCTGGCACGTGGACGTCGCATCTCGTGGCGCGCGCCGAGGCGCTGATTCCACTGCCGGCCGAGGGTGACATCGTGCAATTGTCGATGCTGTCGGTGAATCCGGCCACGGCATCGCTGTTGCTGTCCGAGTTCGTGACGCTGGAACCGGGTGAGTGGGTCATTCAGAACACGGCCAACTCCGCCGTGGGCCGCTATCTCATCCAGCTGGCCAAACGACGCGGTTTGCGCACCGTGAATGTGGTGCGTCGGGCAGAGGCGATCGCGTCGCTGGAGGCGGCGGGCGGTGATGTGGTCCTTGTGGACGGACCCGACTTGCCGAAGCGCGTGGCCGAGGCTACGGCGAAGGCCAAGATCCGTTTGGGGATTGATGCGACGGGTGGATTGGCCACGGATCGTCTGGCCCGCAGCGTGGCCATCGGCGGCATGGTGGTGACGTACGGGGCCATGAGTGGCGAGGCGTGCAAGATTGCCCCGGGTTCGTTCGTGTTTCGCGACGTCACGCTGCGCGGCTTCTGGCTGGCGTTCTGGTTTCGCAAGGCGACCAAGGCGCAGCAGCAGGCGCTGTATGGTGAATTGGTGCAGCTGATCGCGCAGGGCGCGCTGTCGGCACCGGTGCACGCGACGTATCCGTTGTCGCAGATCAAGGAGGCGGTAGCGGCGGCGGCGGCCGGCGGGAGAGACGGGAAGATTGTGGTGGTGCCATAG
- a CDS encoding GreA/GreB family elongation factor, protein MFQELIAKMAREVEKLSYELNVTLPHDIRKAVELGDLKENSEYKAALERQQFVQARLGQLTQRVTKLANIDIGQISPDKVGLGSRVVVEDEATKQRESYELVFGDAGELQEGHVTMSSPIGSALQGKGVGEKTIFKLPTRIRRLVIVELVTIHDRSADELG, encoded by the coding sequence ATGTTCCAGGAACTCATCGCCAAGATGGCCCGTGAAGTTGAGAAGCTCTCGTACGAGCTCAACGTCACGTTGCCGCACGACATCCGGAAAGCCGTCGAACTCGGCGACCTGAAGGAGAACAGCGAGTACAAGGCCGCGTTGGAGCGCCAGCAGTTCGTGCAGGCAAGACTGGGACAGCTCACGCAGCGCGTGACCAAGCTGGCCAACATCGACATCGGGCAGATTTCGCCCGACAAGGTTGGATTGGGCTCGCGCGTGGTGGTGGAAGACGAAGCGACCAAACAGCGCGAAAGCTACGAACTCGTATTCGGTGACGCCGGCGAGTTGCAGGAAGGGCATGTCACGATGTCGTCGCCGATTGGTAGTGCCTTGCAGGGGAAGGGGGTCGGCGAGAAGACGATCTTCAAGCTGCCTACGCGTATCCGCCGTCTGGTGATTGTTGAACTGGTCACGATTCACGATCGCAGCGCCGACGAACTCGGCTGA
- a CDS encoding DUF1259 domain-containing protein, with the protein MPSVLSRLIRAVVAPALATAVFSACAGHPGGAHTAAAPVATVDWSAVDAAMGRASVAQSDNVHRFNMPRSDLRVTVDGVVLRPSFALGSWLAMKPVADGVMAMGDLVLTADEIEPVLTRLQAGGIEQTAIHHHVIRESPRVLYVHVHGHGNPVAIARAVHDAVALTATPPAAAPASATVVAFPLDTIALVRALGYAGRVNGGVYQVTVPRTEVIRDGGVVIPAIMGLGTAINFQPTGDGKAAITGDFVLTAAEVNPVIRALRDGGIEVTSLHNHLLNDEPRLFFMHFWANDDAIRLAQVLRGALARTASAPSTIR; encoded by the coding sequence ATGCCCAGCGTCCTGTCCCGCCTGATCCGCGCCGTGGTGGCCCCTGCCCTGGCGACCGCCGTGTTCTCCGCGTGTGCGGGACACCCCGGCGGCGCACACACCGCAGCGGCACCTGTCGCCACCGTTGACTGGTCCGCAGTTGACGCGGCGATGGGTCGCGCCAGCGTTGCGCAGTCGGACAATGTGCACCGCTTCAACATGCCGCGCAGCGATCTGCGCGTCACGGTTGACGGTGTCGTGCTGCGGCCGTCCTTCGCGCTGGGCAGTTGGCTGGCCATGAAACCGGTGGCCGACGGCGTCATGGCGATGGGGGACCTCGTGCTGACCGCCGATGAAATCGAACCGGTGTTGACGCGCCTTCAGGCGGGTGGCATCGAACAGACGGCAATCCACCATCACGTCATACGCGAGTCGCCGCGCGTGCTCTATGTGCACGTCCACGGGCACGGCAATCCGGTTGCCATCGCGCGTGCCGTCCACGACGCCGTCGCACTCACGGCTACTCCTCCCGCAGCCGCACCGGCGTCGGCCACCGTCGTGGCGTTCCCGCTCGATACCATTGCCCTGGTGCGTGCCCTCGGGTACGCGGGTCGCGTGAATGGTGGCGTGTACCAGGTAACCGTGCCGCGCACTGAAGTCATTCGTGACGGCGGCGTGGTCATCCCCGCCATCATGGGACTGGGGACGGCCATCAATTTCCAACCCACCGGCGATGGCAAGGCGGCGATTACGGGCGACTTCGTGCTCACCGCCGCGGAAGTGAATCCGGTGATTCGCGCGTTACGTGACGGTGGTATTGAAGTGACGTCGCTGCACAATCATCTGCTCAATGATGAGCCGCGGCTGTTCTTCATGCATTTCTGGGCCAACGATGATGCAATCCGGTTGGCGCAGGTGCTGCGCGGCGCGTTGGCCCGAACCGCCAGCGCACCGTCGACAATTCGATGA
- a CDS encoding TIGR00730 family Rossman fold protein codes for MDPRLIDQDIRDRPMLTEDEKLLQSPQSDLGLFTTTDPWRVMRITSEFVEGFDALAGITKGVTIFGSARTGPDDPQYDAARETAKLLAEKGFSIITGAGPGIMEAANKGAKEGGGHSVGCNIELPFEQGANPYVDTLVNFRYFFVRKTMFIKYSNAFIIFPGGFGTLDELFEALTLIQTGKIYQFPVILFGRHYWAGLVRWITSRLVGEGKISAGDLDLVLLTDDPAEAAQAVIDAHAAQEAFKGVVR; via the coding sequence ATGGACCCACGATTGATTGACCAGGACATCCGCGACCGACCGATGCTGACGGAGGACGAGAAGCTGCTGCAGTCGCCGCAGTCCGACCTCGGCTTGTTCACCACGACCGATCCGTGGCGTGTCATGCGCATTACGTCGGAGTTTGTCGAAGGATTCGATGCGCTGGCCGGCATCACGAAAGGCGTGACCATCTTCGGGTCAGCGCGCACGGGCCCGGACGACCCGCAATATGATGCGGCGCGCGAAACGGCCAAGCTGCTGGCGGAGAAAGGATTCTCGATCATTACCGGTGCGGGTCCTGGCATCATGGAGGCGGCCAACAAGGGCGCCAAGGAGGGCGGCGGACACTCGGTGGGATGCAACATCGAACTGCCGTTTGAGCAGGGCGCCAATCCGTACGTGGATACGCTGGTGAACTTCCGGTATTTCTTCGTTCGCAAGACGATGTTCATCAAGTACTCCAATGCGTTCATCATCTTCCCGGGCGGCTTCGGCACACTGGATGAACTGTTCGAGGCCCTCACGTTGATCCAGACCGGCAAGATCTATCAGTTTCCGGTCATCCTGTTCGGCCGACACTACTGGGCGGGACTGGTGCGGTGGATTACGTCACGCCTGGTGGGTGAAGGGAAGATCTCGGCTGGCGACCTGGACTTGGTGCTGCTGACAGACGATCCGGCCGAGGCAGCACAGGCGGTGATTGATGCGCATGCGGCGCAGGAGGCGTTCAAGGGGGTGGTGCGGTGA